From the Candidatus Brocadiia bacterium genome, one window contains:
- the rho gene encoding transcription termination factor Rho yields the protein MDAKYEEVKKEELYLNKLQKMTITDLFKLAKKEGIQDYTGLKKQDLIFKILKERANHNGLAIGEGVLEILPDGFGFLRSPNYNYLPSPDDIYISPSQIRRFGMRNGHVVTGQIRPPKEGEKYFALLKVEAINYESPETLSEKVYFDNLTPLHPCERLILETTPDEISMRIFDLIAPVGKGQRGLIVASPRTGKTVLLQKIANSITKNHPEVSLIVLLIDERPEEVTDMERSVKGEVISSCFDEPPSRHIQVAQMASEKAKRMVEYGKDVVILLDSITRLGRAYNTEAPHSGKILTGGIDSSALQGPKKFFGAARKIEGGGSLTILATALVETGSRMDDVIFEEFKGTGNMEVHLDRQIADRRIFPSIDVSRSGTRKEELLMDKEELRRVWFLRKGLLAEKRNSLEAMTWLIENVSKTKSNAEFLMRFKI from the coding sequence ATGGACGCTAAATATGAAGAGGTTAAAAAAGAAGAGCTCTATCTCAATAAGCTCCAGAAGATGACCATCACCGACCTTTTCAAGCTGGCTAAAAAGGAAGGCATCCAGGATTACACCGGGCTCAAAAAGCAAGACCTGATATTCAAGATACTTAAAGAACGCGCCAACCATAATGGCCTGGCCATCGGCGAAGGCGTCTTGGAAATTCTGCCCGACGGCTTTGGATTCCTGCGCTCGCCGAACTATAACTACCTGCCCTCGCCGGACGATATATACATCTCACCGTCGCAAATCCGCCGTTTTGGCATGCGTAACGGCCACGTGGTGACCGGCCAAATCCGCCCGCCCAAAGAAGGCGAAAAGTATTTCGCCCTGCTTAAGGTCGAGGCCATCAACTACGAATCGCCCGAGACCCTTTCGGAAAAGGTTTACTTCGACAACCTTACCCCGCTCCATCCGTGCGAAAGGCTGATTCTGGAAACTACGCCCGACGAAATCTCGATGCGGATATTCGACCTGATTGCGCCGGTCGGGAAAGGCCAGCGCGGATTGATTGTCGCGTCGCCCCGGACCGGTAAAACGGTTCTGCTCCAGAAAATAGCCAACAGCATTACCAAAAACCATCCTGAGGTCTCGCTGATCGTTCTGCTTATCGACGAACGCCCCGAAGAAGTCACCGACATGGAACGTTCGGTCAAAGGCGAAGTTATCTCATCCTGCTTTGACGAGCCGCCCAGCCGTCATATCCAGGTCGCCCAGATGGCCTCGGAAAAGGCCAAGCGCATGGTCGAATACGGCAAGGACGTGGTGATACTTCTCGACTCCATCACCCGCTTGGGCCGGGCCTATAACACCGAAGCGCCCCATAGCGGCAAGATTCTTACCGGCGGCATCGATTCCAGCGCGCTCCAGGGCCCCAAGAAGTTCTTCGGCGCCGCCCGCAAAATCGAAGGCGGCGGTTCGCTGACCATTCTGGCTACAGCCTTGGTGGAAACGGGCAGCCGCATGGACGACGTTATTTTCGAGGAATTCAAAGGCACCGGCAATATGGAAGTGCATCTGGACCGCCAAATCGCAGACCGCCGGATATTCCCGTCCATCGATGTTTCGCGTTCGGGCACCCGCAAGGAAGAATTGCTTATGGATAAGGAAGAGCTCCGCCGCGTCTGGTTCCTCAGAAAAGGTCTGCTGGCCGAAAAGAGGAACTCGCTCGAAGCCATGACCTGGCTTATCGAGAACGTATCAAAGACCAAGAGCAACGCCGAATTCCTGATGCGATTCAAAATATAA
- a CDS encoding CinA family protein produces MKKLISFLEKKGLTLSVAESCTGGLISHKITQVPGASKVFHEGIICYNNESKINRLRISPTTLKKYGAVSLQICRLMAKKVAGKSKIGLATTGIAGPSGATDTKPIGLVYVGVKLTGKVTVKKLILNGSRKKIKQQAADIALNILFDLVKCRYQ; encoded by the coding sequence ATGAAAAAATTAATCTCCTTTTTAGAAAAAAAAGGGCTGACTCTTTCAGTGGCCGAATCTTGCACCGGAGGATTAATATCTCACAAAATAACTCAGGTTCCGGGCGCTTCTAAAGTTTTTCACGAAGGAATCATTTGCTACAACAACGAATCCAAGATAAATCGTTTGAGAATTTCCCCAACCACGCTAAAAAAATACGGCGCGGTTAGCCTGCAAATCTGCCGCCTTATGGCTAAAAAAGTAGCTGGAAAATCCAAAATTGGATTGGCGACGACAGGCATAGCCGGCCCCTCCGGCGCAACAGATACGAAACCAATCGGGTTAGTATACGTGGGTGTTAAATTAACCGGCAAAGTAACCGTCAAAAAACTCATACTTAATGGCTCAAGAAAAAAAATAAAGCAGCAAGCTGCTGATATCGCTCTGAATATTTTATTTGACCTGGTAAAATGCAGGTACCAATAA
- a CDS encoding BRCT domain-containing protein, which yields MARRIIKKKAEDPGAIVLLAASSILLIIALYSIYSLNGGIEEKSKTLEKGIKDAETSEAESNVFKAKAMEISKRIGWEARPVTQPTGKDEKPVLELHPEKLQGLSNTEDVARFLSGWTTKLADVYQKTQYGLRDKREDDAKPKLNLQVLITDLEEIAKSNDEKTKALISARQTSEQETVKIIGTKEDLNSGELIKIIEEKDAEINKLRTDFSTLEKRVKDIVEQGERDILYLQEGLNQVNEEVVNVAKKQEETMAKLLKEKQEYNDRLDKLRKRLELEREGVEIDGQITFSDAPNGYVYIDLGKNDAITEKMDFDVFIIEKHGAPRNKGKIKIIKIYDKFSQASILEGSMDSHNPIGAGDYINSSVYSRKKAKIFVLCGKSTGRYSFSELKNKIEEFGGKASVEITPEITYVVAGENYDKDENYKKAVHLGAVVLREKELYALMGLPWY from the coding sequence ATGGCTAGAAGAATTATAAAAAAGAAGGCTGAGGACCCAGGCGCCATAGTATTATTGGCCGCGTCAAGCATTCTGCTAATTATTGCTTTGTACTCTATTTATTCTTTGAATGGCGGAATTGAAGAGAAGTCGAAGACTCTCGAAAAAGGAATAAAGGATGCGGAAACTTCTGAAGCAGAGTCTAATGTATTCAAAGCCAAGGCGATGGAAATATCAAAGCGAATCGGGTGGGAAGCCCGCCCAGTCACTCAGCCAACGGGAAAGGATGAAAAACCGGTATTAGAACTGCATCCGGAGAAGCTTCAAGGTTTAAGCAATACTGAAGATGTGGCTAGATTTTTAAGCGGGTGGACTACCAAGCTGGCGGACGTATACCAAAAAACACAATATGGACTCCGCGATAAACGCGAAGATGATGCCAAGCCAAAACTTAACCTTCAGGTTTTAATCACTGATCTGGAAGAAATAGCAAAATCAAATGACGAAAAAACAAAAGCACTCATATCGGCCAGGCAGACCTCCGAACAAGAAACGGTAAAAATAATCGGAACAAAAGAGGATCTTAACAGCGGGGAGTTGATTAAAATTATCGAGGAAAAAGATGCGGAAATAAATAAATTAAGAACCGATTTCTCGACCTTGGAAAAAAGAGTTAAAGATATTGTTGAGCAAGGCGAACGCGACATTCTTTATCTGCAAGAAGGTTTGAATCAGGTTAATGAAGAAGTTGTCAATGTCGCTAAAAAACAAGAAGAGACTATGGCTAAATTGCTTAAAGAGAAGCAAGAATATAATGACCGGCTTGATAAACTAAGAAAAAGGCTAGAGCTTGAACGCGAAGGCGTTGAGATAGACGGACAGATTACTTTCTCTGACGCCCCAAACGGATATGTTTACATAGACCTTGGTAAGAATGACGCTATTACTGAAAAAATGGATTTTGATGTTTTTATAATAGAAAAACACGGAGCACCCAGAAATAAAGGGAAAATTAAGATAATTAAAATTTATGATAAATTCAGCCAGGCATCGATTTTAGAAGGATCAATGGACTCCCACAACCCAATCGGCGCTGGAGATTACATAAACAGTTCTGTTTACAGCCGAAAAAAAGCAAAGATATTTGTTTTGTGCGGCAAGTCTACAGGCCGGTATTCATTCTCTGAATTAAAGAATAAAATAGAGGAATTTGGCGGAAAGGCTTCAGTAGAAATAACACCTGAAATTACATATGTCGTGGCGGGAGAAAACTACGATAAAGACGAAAACTACAAAAAAGCGGTTCATCTGGGCGCGGTGGTTCTCAGGGAAAAAGAACTTTATGCTTTAATGGGGTTGCCGTGGTATTAA
- a CDS encoding argininosuccinate synthase, with translation MSKVVLAYSGGTDTSICVHWLQSKGLKVITFMAQLGQLEYLEPLGEKAVQLGAETAYIADLRHRFVQEFILPCIKAGAKYESDYLLSSALTRPLISQELVRISNEENCRYVAHGSRGFGNDYIRFNNCIKALDPEIEIIAPLKELNLQTINDDIKYAQERNIPLGSRRQSLYNLECNLWGCNIQLGQPDELWQTAPRDTYIMTTPIEESPDKAITIEITFKKGEPIALNNAAKDYLELIEILNKIGGRHAIGRSDIVENKISGDKSREIYESPAASILYNAFHAISYLVLPKELLHFQATLSQKYSQLVYHGDWFSPLRESMDAFFNASANKINGKVTMKLFKGNCIILEIEK, from the coding sequence ATGAGTAAAGTTGTTTTAGCTTATTCAGGAGGAACAGATACTTCTATTTGCGTGCACTGGCTGCAGTCTAAAGGATTAAAGGTTATAACTTTTATGGCCCAGCTGGGACAGCTGGAATATCTAGAACCTCTGGGAGAAAAAGCCGTCCAGCTTGGCGCTGAAACGGCTTACATTGCTGATCTTAGGCATCGTTTTGTCCAAGAATTTATTCTGCCCTGCATAAAAGCCGGGGCTAAATACGAATCAGATTACCTCCTTTCTTCAGCCCTAACAAGGCCATTAATATCCCAAGAGCTGGTCCGAATTTCCAATGAAGAAAACTGTCGTTATGTCGCTCATGGATCCAGAGGATTCGGAAATGATTACATCAGGTTTAACAATTGCATAAAAGCTCTTGATCCTGAAATAGAGATAATTGCTCCCCTGAAAGAGCTTAATTTGCAAACAATAAATGACGACATAAAATATGCTCAGGAACGCAATATTCCCCTGGGAAGCCGCCGGCAATCCCTTTACAATCTGGAATGTAATCTTTGGGGATGCAACATACAGCTTGGTCAACCTGATGAATTATGGCAAACAGCTCCGCGCGACACCTATATCATGACCACTCCAATAGAAGAGTCTCCAGACAAAGCAATAACAATAGAAATTACTTTTAAAAAAGGTGAGCCCATAGCCCTCAACAATGCGGCAAAAGACTACTTGGAATTAATAGAAATCCTTAATAAAATAGGCGGCCGCCACGCTATCGGCAGAAGCGATATTGTAGAGAATAAAATATCAGGGGATAAATCAAGGGAAATTTACGAATCCCCGGCGGCATCTATATTATACAATGCATTCCATGCTATATCCTATCTTGTTTTACCGAAGGAACTTTTACACTTCCAGGCCACCCTGTCCCAAAAATACTCGCAACTTGTATATCACGGAGATTGGTTTTCTCCGTTAAGAGAGTCAATGGATGCTTTCTTCAACGCCTCTGCAAATAAAATAAACGGCAAAGTTACAATGAAGCTGTTTAAGGGAAACTGCATTATCTTGGAAATAGAAAAATAA
- a CDS encoding DUF933 domain-containing protein has protein sequence MKLGIMGLTSSGKTTLYSLLSGIKYEAASLLQLEQKLKVATVKVPDKRIEMLLDKEGPSDKLTYPTIEIYDTPSLNIPAEKVDGNAQAISILRDADGLICVVRTNSESSPESVLGIITDIKNELLVADLSIIEKRASKLQQQILRGGSMVEQDKKELAALGKMQTQLESGKDLHILKADADINRAIKNYGILAIKPLIIVLNLSEFQLQPEVQDKFKKIIAAQYSDYIALSLKLEYELSQPEFSEEEKKSFMDEYKLPGLHIHDILPLCYKKLGLITFFTVGKDEIRGWTIKQGDTALTAAGAIHTDISRGFISAEVIPFQHWIEGGNYKNAKERGKLKLEGKNYIVHDGDIVHYKFNV, from the coding sequence ATGAAATTAGGAATAATGGGATTAACTTCCAGCGGGAAAACCACCTTATATTCGTTGCTTTCGGGCATCAAATACGAAGCCGCTTCTCTTTTGCAGCTAGAACAAAAATTAAAGGTTGCTACCGTAAAAGTTCCGGACAAGCGAATTGAAATGTTGTTGGATAAGGAAGGTCCCAGTGATAAACTAACCTACCCTACAATTGAAATTTACGATACTCCCAGTCTAAATATCCCAGCAGAAAAAGTTGATGGAAACGCACAGGCAATATCTATCTTAAGAGACGCGGATGGATTGATTTGCGTTGTTCGTACTAATTCGGAAAGCTCTCCAGAATCAGTTCTCGGAATAATAACTGACATAAAAAACGAATTACTAGTCGCTGATCTTAGTATTATAGAAAAAAGAGCCTCCAAGTTGCAGCAACAAATACTTCGTGGTGGTTCGATGGTAGAGCAGGATAAAAAAGAACTGGCCGCTCTAGGAAAAATGCAGACACAATTAGAATCAGGAAAAGACTTGCATATTCTTAAGGCGGATGCCGATATAAATCGAGCCATCAAAAACTATGGGATTCTTGCAATAAAGCCGTTAATTATCGTTCTCAATTTATCAGAATTTCAGTTGCAACCAGAAGTGCAGGATAAATTTAAGAAAATTATTGCTGCGCAATATTCTGATTATATTGCTTTATCGCTTAAATTAGAGTATGAATTAAGCCAGCCTGAGTTTAGCGAAGAAGAAAAAAAAAGCTTTATGGATGAATACAAGCTTCCTGGATTACACATCCATGATATATTGCCTCTATGCTATAAAAAATTAGGACTAATAACTTTTTTTACTGTTGGCAAAGATGAAATCCGGGGGTGGACCATAAAACAGGGGGATACCGCCTTAACAGCGGCCGGAGCAATACATACGGATATATCTAGGGGGTTTATATCGGCAGAAGTTATTCCTTTTCAACACTGGATTGAGGGTGGAAATTACAAGAATGCAAAAGAGCGTGGCAAATTAAAACTTGAGGGCAAGAACTATATAGTTCATGATGGAGATATTGTTCATTATAAATTTAATGTATAA
- the coaE gene encoding dephospho-CoA kinase (Dephospho-CoA kinase (CoaE) performs the final step in coenzyme A biosynthesis.), protein MILKQSKRFLTVIGLSGGIASGKSKVGELLEKKSGLLIDADKIGHKVIQLGPVKKILRSWLGSGVFDADGSVDHDKLAAAVFGSVKNVRRMNKIVHPLIKKEIVNIIARSKSGNPGRKKFIILDAALLMEAGLDAVCDTLIFVEAPKDIRRMRVSESRGWNKGELARRERFQMSLKLKEGKSNFVIHNNGSLKDLFCQVNEIYKFINALSN, encoded by the coding sequence GTGATTCTTAAACAATCCAAGAGATTTTTAACCGTTATCGGACTATCCGGTGGCATTGCCAGCGGAAAAAGCAAGGTGGGAGAACTGCTCGAAAAAAAAAGCGGATTGCTCATAGATGCCGATAAAATCGGCCACAAGGTCATCCAGCTCGGTCCGGTCAAAAAAATCCTGCGTTCCTGGTTGGGCAGCGGAGTATTTGATGCCGATGGTTCTGTCGACCATGACAAATTAGCGGCCGCTGTATTCGGCAGTGTAAAGAATGTCCGGCGGATGAACAAAATAGTTCACCCGCTCATTAAAAAGGAGATTGTTAACATCATCGCCAGAAGCAAATCCGGCAATCCCGGGCGCAAGAAATTTATTATCCTGGACGCCGCCCTGCTGATGGAGGCCGGTCTTGATGCCGTTTGCGATACGCTTATCTTCGTGGAAGCTCCAAAGGACATCCGCCGGATGCGCGTTTCAGAATCCCGGGGTTGGAATAAAGGAGAATTGGCCCGAAGAGAACGCTTCCAGATGTCTCTTAAGCTAAAAGAGGGGAAATCTAATTTTGTTATACATAATAACGGATCGCTCAAAGACCTGTTCTGCCAGGTTAATGAAATATATAAATTTATAAACGCATTATCTAATTAG
- the tatC gene encoding twin-arginine translocase subunit TatC — protein MEEKHISLGEHLDELRKRLIYSAIFFSVCLAVCFIFQNKIMEIICCPHFKATNSLLKAFGPAERFVVYFKAVMIASALMATPFALYQLWKFISAGLYEKEKKYVLFYAPFSLGLFVAGVLFGYYLFIPPTLKILYYYGDNAVVESLINFNEYFSVFVMLTLLLGLVFELPLLMLFLVQIKIINPKTYTSQIKAAILIAFILAAIITPTGDPITQTLVAVPLLLLYGLGIVISFIYKYKTNRLDKERAN, from the coding sequence ATGGAAGAAAAACATATCTCACTGGGAGAACACCTTGATGAACTTAGAAAACGACTTATATATTCGGCTATTTTCTTCTCTGTTTGCCTAGCAGTTTGCTTCATATTCCAAAACAAAATAATGGAAATTATCTGCTGCCCCCATTTCAAAGCAACCAATTCTTTGCTTAAAGCTTTTGGCCCAGCTGAACGCTTTGTGGTTTATTTTAAAGCGGTAATGATTGCCAGCGCGCTGATGGCTACTCCTTTCGCGCTATATCAATTATGGAAATTTATTAGCGCCGGCCTTTACGAAAAAGAAAAAAAATATGTTTTATTTTACGCGCCTTTTTCCCTGGGCCTTTTTGTTGCTGGCGTTTTGTTCGGTTACTATTTATTTATCCCGCCCACATTAAAAATACTTTACTATTACGGCGACAATGCGGTCGTGGAATCACTAATAAATTTTAATGAGTATTTTAGTGTTTTTGTAATGCTTACACTCCTTCTAGGACTGGTTTTTGAACTCCCCCTTTTGATGCTTTTTTTAGTGCAAATAAAAATAATAAACCCAAAGACATACACCTCTCAAATAAAAGCAGCAATATTGATCGCCTTTATCCTGGCGGCAATAATCACCCCTACTGGAGACCCGATCACACAAACGTTAGTGGCCGTGCCATTATTGTTGCTATATGGACTGGGAATAGTAATATCGTTTATTTATAAGTACAAAACAAATCGTCTTGATAAAGAAAGAGCTAACTGA
- the pdxA gene encoding 4-hydroxythreonine-4-phosphate dehydrogenase PdxA: MAVKTIGITMGDPSGVGPEVIVKAFNSEEIKHIKNSTRFIIFGDDDTFAKTALKLGTAFDCSLISALDQVDKDNNKSNLFLFNPIPVRKSTGEMSLGYIISAIDAAYQGNTKKPRIIDAIVTGPVSKNSINKNGFSFKGHTELLARKTNSRKYVMMFVSDNLKVSLVTTHVPYKKLLLHLNTGAILNTIKITNDSLKQYFNLPEPSIAVCGLNPHAGEDGLFGKEEKEIIGPAVEAAKQLGILCYGPFPADSLFYRAQKGEFDAVVALYHDQGIIPVKTISFFKMVQITLGLPIIRTSVAHGTAFDISGKNVADPGSMIAAIRLAREMIENKALLF, encoded by the coding sequence ATGGCTGTTAAAACCATCGGCATAACAATGGGTGACCCTTCTGGAGTCGGGCCGGAAGTCATAGTTAAGGCCTTTAACTCGGAAGAAATAAAGCACATCAAAAACTCTACCAGATTTATAATTTTCGGTGATGATGATACCTTCGCAAAGACCGCTCTAAAGTTAGGGACGGCTTTTGATTGCAGCTTAATTAGCGCTTTGGATCAGGTTGACAAAGACAACAATAAAAGTAATTTATTTTTATTCAACCCGATACCCGTTCGTAAGTCAACCGGTGAAATGTCTCTGGGATACATTATTTCCGCGATAGATGCAGCATATCAGGGAAATACCAAAAAACCTCGAATAATTGACGCTATCGTCACGGGGCCAGTCAGTAAAAACTCTATTAATAAAAACGGATTTTCTTTTAAGGGTCACACGGAATTATTAGCCCGAAAAACAAACTCTAGAAAATATGTAATGATGTTTGTTTCTGATAATTTAAAGGTATCCTTGGTTACCACCCACGTACCATATAAAAAGCTTTTGCTCCATCTTAATACGGGCGCTATTTTAAACACGATAAAAATAACCAATGATTCTCTGAAACAATATTTTAATTTGCCTGAACCAAGCATCGCTGTATGCGGATTGAATCCTCATGCCGGCGAGGATGGTTTATTCGGAAAAGAGGAGAAAGAAATTATTGGTCCCGCAGTTGAGGCTGCTAAGCAACTTGGCATTCTGTGTTATGGCCCATTTCCCGCGGATAGCCTTTTTTACAGGGCGCAAAAGGGCGAGTTTGATGCGGTGGTGGCTCTTTACCATGACCAGGGTATTATCCCGGTCAAAACCATATCATTTTTCAAGATGGTTCAGATTACTTTGGGGCTTCCTATAATCAGAACTTCGGTTGCTCACGGGACGGCTTTCGATATTTCGGGGAAAAATGTCGCTGACCCTGGCTCGATGATTGCCGCGATACGATTAGCCCGGGAGATGATAGAGAATAAAGCCCTATTGTTTTGA
- a CDS encoding FHA domain-containing protein gives MPKIVGRLILKGTKGLAQDETFYVNYGQIVNIGRAPYCEISYQDFKNYPKDESRDYTLNISREHLRISFYNTHSVQLKDLSSNGTFVNGRAIRKIFITDIVDKSYEIKLGTTETFLLSADTISK, from the coding sequence ATGCCTAAAATCGTCGGGCGCCTTATCTTGAAGGGAACTAAAGGCCTGGCTCAGGATGAAACATTTTATGTCAATTACGGGCAAATAGTTAATATCGGACGAGCCCCTTACTGTGAGATTTCTTACCAGGATTTTAAGAATTATCCAAAGGACGAGTCCAGAGACTACACCCTGAATATTTCCCGCGAACATCTGCGCATATCTTTTTATAATACGCATTCTGTTCAGCTGAAAGATTTAAGCTCTAATGGAACCTTTGTTAATGGCCGGGCGATCCGCAAGATATTCATTACGGATATTGTTGATAAATCTTATGAAATTAAACTGGGAACAACCGAAACATTTTTACTCTCGGCTGATACAATCAGTAAGTAG
- the recJ gene encoding single-stranded-DNA-specific exonuclease RecJ — protein MRKLGIKSRDWKLRYAEKMMPFEIPGISPVISKILSGRGIQDLKQAHIFLKPELKNLVEPSSIKGIKESVEKIKEAIENKKKIVIYGDYDVDGIAGVVILVRLFELLKYPVNYYIPHRINEGYGLNKTAIKKLKEDGANLIITVDCGISSKKEVQYAKDLGIDIIITDHHEPNVHNQALPEAVSIINPKLTDESFIRDLCGTGVAFKLAWAILNNFSFIDRSGPLFHRFIIDAITLAAIGTIADVVPLIGENRILVYYGLQSLKACKIPGLKALMNKTRISGKEIQPKDIAYGLAPRLNAGGRLSTATKGVELLLSESDTVAEEIAKYLDMANRERQKIEVKILEEVRFKIQEEYDLSKNPILVVASDAWHPGVIGIVASRIAEEFYRPAIIISTTKNIGKGSGRSIPGFHLYNALNSCNHLFESFGGHALAAGLEIKTELIPELISHLSAQTNITPLPVGSAPILIDSEIELSNINRKLSREIDMLQPFGEGNPEPVLATHNVNLAGQPRLMGRNADHLEFFVKQNNKAFRVVAFGQGQQIDIIESLKDEGFSIAYNIRFNDFNGKDDVELHLKDIKYPNSKQ, from the coding sequence ATGAGAAAACTTGGGATTAAAAGTCGAGATTGGAAATTACGGTATGCTGAGAAAATGATGCCTTTTGAAATCCCGGGAATTTCACCAGTCATTAGTAAAATTCTATCCGGCCGCGGAATCCAGGACTTGAAACAAGCCCATATTTTCCTAAAACCAGAATTAAAAAATCTTGTCGAACCCAGCTCAATAAAAGGCATAAAAGAATCTGTAGAAAAAATAAAAGAGGCCATAGAAAATAAGAAGAAAATAGTCATATACGGTGATTATGATGTCGATGGAATCGCCGGCGTGGTTATTCTGGTAAGATTATTTGAGCTTTTGAAGTATCCGGTTAATTACTATATTCCACACAGAATAAACGAAGGCTATGGACTTAATAAAACGGCCATAAAAAAACTAAAAGAAGACGGGGCAAACCTGATTATAACGGTTGATTGCGGGATCTCATCTAAAAAAGAAGTTCAATACGCCAAGGATTTAGGAATTGACATAATAATTACAGACCATCATGAACCAAACGTTCACAACCAAGCTCTTCCCGAAGCCGTGTCTATCATTAATCCTAAATTGACCGATGAAAGTTTCATTAGAGATTTATGCGGAACAGGTGTAGCTTTTAAATTGGCCTGGGCGATACTGAATAATTTTTCTTTTATTGATAGATCAGGACCACTATTTCATAGATTTATAATTGATGCCATAACCCTCGCGGCCATTGGAACAATAGCTGATGTTGTTCCATTAATAGGCGAAAATCGCATATTAGTTTATTATGGATTGCAATCTCTAAAAGCATGTAAAATACCCGGACTAAAAGCATTGATGAATAAAACCCGCATTTCCGGCAAGGAAATCCAGCCCAAAGACATTGCTTATGGCTTAGCGCCCCGCCTTAATGCCGGCGGCCGTTTATCCACCGCCACTAAAGGCGTTGAATTGCTTCTTTCGGAATCAGATACAGTCGCAGAAGAAATAGCCAAATATTTAGACATGGCCAATCGCGAACGCCAGAAAATCGAAGTAAAAATACTAGAAGAAGTCCGCTTTAAAATACAAGAAGAATATGATTTATCTAAAAATCCAATATTAGTGGTTGCCTCTGATGCGTGGCACCCGGGTGTCATCGGCATTGTGGCTTCGCGTATAGCAGAAGAATTTTACCGACCAGCAATAATCATATCAACAACAAAAAATATCGGTAAAGGGTCCGGACGTTCAATCCCAGGTTTCCATCTCTATAACGCACTAAATAGCTGCAATCATCTTTTTGAATCTTTCGGCGGTCATGCGTTAGCGGCGGGGCTGGAAATAAAAACCGAACTGATACCTGAGCTGATTTCTCATTTATCAGCCCAAACCAATATAACCCCACTGCCTGTCGGATCAGCACCTATTTTAATCGATTCGGAAATAGAATTATCCAACATTAACAGAAAATTATCCCGGGAAATAGACATGCTCCAGCCTTTTGGAGAAGGCAATCCGGAGCCAGTACTGGCAACCCATAATGTTAATCTGGCAGGCCAGCCGCGGTTAATGGGCAGGAATGCGGATCATCTTGAGTTTTTTGTCAAGCAGAATAATAAAGCTTTTCGTGTTGTGGCGTTCGGGCAAGGACAACAAATTGACATAATCGAATCCTTAAAAGACGAGGGCTTTTCCATAGCGTACAATATTCGCTTCAATGATTTTAACGGCAAAGATGATGTGGAGCTTCACTTAAAGGATATAAAATATCCAAACTCAAAACAATAG